A region of the Stieleria neptunia genome:
GTTGCTGGGCTGCGGGTTGCTGGGCTGCGGGTTGCTGGGCGGCAAGATGCTGCGTGGTGGTGTGGCTGGCGAGAACCACAGCGACCAAGACAAAAATTCCGTGCCGGGCAGAACGCAGTCGAGGGAGCGATGAAGGGAATCGTGGCAGTCTGTTTTGATCGGGCATTCGCTTCGGGTTCCAAGGATGATTTCGTCGGATGTTCAGCTGGGCAATCCGTTCCGGTGCAGCGATGCGTCGCGGCCGCAGGATTCCGACAATCGGGGATGGGATTCACCTTAGCGACACGATCCCGTTCGTAAAGAACGTTTTGCGTCAATTGAGGCGGTGAATGCGACATCGGAGGCCCCAGGATCATCCATGTAAGGACCGTCGGAAGAATAAGTGGCGGAGATTGATTGTGGGATAGGCTTCCAGCCTGTCGTTTTCGCCATGACAGGCTGGAAGCCTATCCCACTTATTCTTCCGACTGTCCTAAATGCTGAAGTTGTCGCGCCAGTCGCCAAGGCTTTCGGCGATTCGCCGAGAAATCGAATCGGAACGCGGCCCCCAATCAACCGGTTGGCAGCGTGACGCCGGAAACGCCAGACGCAAATCGAACGATTTGCCACCGACGTGTTCAACGATCGATGGCTTCTTCAATTCGCTGCCACTGGTCCGATGGCAACAGCCTCGCCAATTGCAGATTGAAATAGGGCCGGTCCGGATTGCGAATGTTACTCCAGGGCGGAGCCAGGCGAGGCACGTCCCAGACAAGCTTGTCTCCGTAGTACAATCGGAGCCGGTCATGACGCGACCGCGCCGGCGAATAAACCCACGTGGATCCTGCGTCGGTGCGTCGAGCTTCGATGACCAGTAGCAGTTCCGGATCCGTCGAGTCGACAAATCCGTAAACGGCTCCGTCGAGGATCTGCTCATTCGTGCTCTCGTATCGATACAACGGTTTGGACAGCAGCCGCAGACGAGAAATCTCGTCGGGCGCAGTGTGAGGAGAAAACTCGGCGCGGAATTGACGGGCGATCCGATTCATCTGACCGAGTCGCGTCGTCGCCGAGTTCGTCGGCGGCCGAATGTCGGCGATCGGGCGGAATTCGACACCCGGCTTCGCGGGCGACCATTTTGGGACGCCGTCTCGATGCATCGTGAACTTCTCGTCGCTAAGCGACTGAAACTCTGCGTCAAAGATCCTCTTCGACGTCACTGCATAAATCGAAACGATTGCTTCAGCGCACCCCTGGTGCGTCCAGATGTAGGTGTCGCCGAATGCGGATCCTTGCGTTGCCTTCGACCAACGTAAAAGCGAGCGGGGAACTCGGCTCAGCGCAACACCATCGGGCATCGTCACAGTGTACCGATCGGCCTCCTCATCGCAGATCTCATGCACCAGTCGACCGAGCGATGTTTCTTCCGAATCCTGAGCCCGAACCGAGTGAGCGGCGAGTGCAATAACCATCGCCAGACACTTCATGAAAAGAGTTTGTTTCGCTGGCATTTGAGATTCTCCGCTGATGCGATGATGCTCCAAAGTCGGCTTGATTCTAAGCCCCAACGTCTCCGGCATCAAACGCGGAATGTCTCAACGACAGTGAAACAACGTTCCGATGTGAACCAAATCCAGCACGATCCACCACTTCCAAGCGAGATTGCCGAGCCATCGCAATCTCACCAAATTGAACAGGGCAAGACAAAAGCGGCCCCAAAAGCGGCCGCGTGCCCAGAAAAGTATGGGCGGCACTTGTTGGTCGCCCGTCGTGCCAATTGCTGGTTCCCGCTCCTCCGTCCCAGAGGATCGTTGCGAGGACTCGCCGATTCTCGCGCGTTTCCAGTCGCAGTTTTCTCGATCTCTTTCGGGCGGAAGTTTGTGAATTGCGGAAAACAGTTCGCCTTGGGCGACGCGCGGGCTTTGCGGGCATAGAAACGGTTTTGACGTAGTCGAACTCGAATCGAAGGCGGAGGTTCATCCTTCCGCACAACGTCAATGCGTGTTTTTGCCGTTCCTTTTTTCACACGTTTTCCATTTCTGAATGAATTTCTGCTGTCGAGCTTGCTGACGACGAGGGATCAGCCGCACGGCGGATCTGCCCCGCACGGGAATACACTTTCCATCACCCGACGAACGTTTGCTTCGTTTACAATGACGCAGGCGAATTTGTTACGGTTATTCCAGGTGTTCGTGGATCGATCATGTCCGAAGCCCCCCCTCCCCTCCCATCCAAAAACGGTGAACCGGCGTGGGAAGCGGCCTACTTGCATCCTCCGCAAGGTAGTTGGTCCGAAGAGGAATTCCTGAAATTTCACACCAACCGAATGGCTGAGCTCGCCGAAGGAAGGCTGGAGATACTGCCAATGCCGAACCTGAAACATCAGCGGATGCTGCGGTTGTTGCTGGGGTGGCTTGAAAACGCGATGCCCGAAGGCGGTACCGCCCTTTTCGCTCCGCTGCCGATTCGATTGTTCCCCGGCACGATTCGAGAACCGGACCTGCTATACATCGCTCCTGAGAACCGTCCAGCCGCCGATGTCGACTATCCTGACCATCTTGATCTGGTCATGGAGATCGTCAGCCCCGGTAGTGAAGCGAGGCACCGCGACTACACCGACAAACGCCGTGACTATGCCAAGGCGGGTGTCGCCGAATACTGGATCGTGGATCCAGTCGAGCAGCGGGTTACCGTGCTATCGTTGAACTCGGACCGATATACGGAAATCGGCACCTTCGCGGTCGGACAAGTCGCCTCGGGTGAGTTACTGACGGGACTGCGGGTCGACGTTTCAACGCTCATGAAGGCATGATCGGCGGCCGTCCCTGCACAGCTACGGGCTGCATATTGTTTGCCGACCCGAACATCCGCATCCGGAACCGTGTCACGATATCTGATGTTCCCGAAATTCGTCGACGATTTCGTCCAAGTCTTCGCCTAAAATTTACGATTTGTCGGCAGACGCTCCGTAAGATCCTGGGGCGACAAATCGGTGTCGACGATCTCTTCTTGATCCGGAGTGAGAGTCAGGGATCCGCGGGAACAGCTTGCCATCGGCGGGTGTGCTCCACTGCTGCGACGCGATCAATGCCCGCCTTCGGGTTGCAGCCTGGTTTTGCCGACCGGCTTGAGCTCGACGCGAAGTCCATCGTCGCGCTGTTTTCGGTCGATCGAAAACGTGATCGAATGCCGGCCACGTTCCAACTGAATCGGGGCCGCAAGATCATCGATGCGTTGGTCGTCGACCCACAGCCCCAGGCCGTCGCTGGAGTTCAAATCCAACCGAACGGTGCCGGCGACGAGCACGTTGACGAATCCGCGTGCGAAGACCGCTTCGGAATCGGGCCAATCGGCAGTGGGCAACTCGCCGCGGACCATGCTGTATGCCGGCAACCAATCGGCATCGTCGGTAGGGATCGCGGCACTGTCGGGGCCAGCACTGACACGCCATTTGCGAATGACGGGACTTTCGTCATTGGCATAGTCACCCGGCTTGCCGAGAACCGAGATGAATTTGACCAGATCCAGAAACTCGCCGCGGTCCTTCAGTTGGTCGGCCAGTCCCGCCGGCATCAACGACTTGGCGGGGACTTCCGCCTCGATTTCATCGGTCGCGAAACGCACCTCTTGGCCCGACGCTGAAGAATCGCGCAAGACCACTTCTTGTTCGTTTCGAAACGTCACGATCCCGGTTCGCACGCTGCCGCTATCCAGCAAAAACGTTTTCGTTTCATAGTGTTCGGCGATCGCCGCATTGGGACGCAGAATCGATTCGACCAGGTACTTGGTTTTCGCAGCGGCTCCCACGGCGACCAAGTTGGGGCCGATGACCGGTCCGGCCGGTCCGATCGCGTGACACTGGGTACAGGACAGCGACTTGCGGCGGTAAATCAGTTCGCCGCGCGCGGCGTTGCCACGTGTTTCCGCGTCGCTCGCCAGTGTTTCGATCTCCTCGGCCAACAGATCGGCTGTCAGCGAACCCGATGTGGTCGAAGGTTGAAATGATTTCGCAAGCGTGTCGGTCAACAAACCGCTTTCGCGATGGAATTGGCTGACTCGGTCGCTGACCAACGGATGAATCGTGACGCCGGCCAAGGATTCGCCCAGCCGTGTTCCACCGTTTTGTCGACTCAAGAACGTTTGCACGAGCGACACCGGATCCGCCCGCTCGGGGTCTTCACTCATCAGCGTCGCCGCGGCATCGGCGGCACGATCCAAATCGATGTGGGCCAAGCCCGCGACGGCTGCATAGCGAGTTTCCAAGTCGCCGTCGGCCGCCAGGCTCGCCAACGGTTCCGAGTAAGCCTTGGCGCTGGTCTGGGCCAACGCGACCGCGATGGCTTGCTTGACCGCTGGACTGAAGGAATCGTCCTGCAATGCGGCCAATTCCTCTCGTCCGGCAACACGCCAAGCGCCCAGGTTGTTGGCGGCAAGAACGCGTACGGCTTCGTTGTCGCTGTCCAGCAGCGTCCTCAGACCTCGCATGATGCGTCTGAGTCGCGTCGACGCTTTTTGCTTGGCCAGCTGTTGCAGCGATTCGAGCATCGCGATCGACGTGTCCTCCGACCGGATCCCGTTCCCCTTGGTGAAGGCGGTCACGATCGTGCGGATGTCGTCGTCGGTCCCGACCTTGATCAGCTGCGATTGCACGTTCCGCAGACTTTGGGAACTCGGGGATTCTTGTTTCAGCAATTCGGCGAGCGTGCGATCCAGTCCGATGCCGGCCCCCTGTTCGACATAGTCTCGGTGACTGGACTTGGCAAACTGCAACCCGCCCGACTCCATGGCCGGACGCCAGTGGTTTTCGAGTGCTTTCGTGGTTTGCGAAAGCGCGTCGTCAATCAGCTCGTCTCGCGGATGATCCAACGCATTCAAGCATGCCAGGAACGACTGGGCGTTGGGGATGAATCCGGCCGACAACACGGCTTCCATGCGGGTTCGCGGGAACGCATCTGCCGATGCTTTGGCGATCATCGCGATCGGATCGGACAATTGTTCGTGCCAGTAACGAATCACCCTCGCGCCGGCGGAACGCGCATGCCCGTCGTTCGCGTCCAGGACGCGGGCAAGAATCGATTCGCTCACACGTTCCACATTTTGACAGGCCCACATGGCTTCGACCAGGTGATGATCGTAATCGGGGTCTTGCTCGGGCAGTGATTCAACCCAAGCTTCGGCCGCGGCGAGCACGCTGTCCGGATCACGCTCGCTCAGTTCTTTCCTGGCTTGGTGGCGGATCCAATCCTCCGGACTTTTTAATTGATCGACCAGCGACCGGATCGACGCCCCAACCAGCTTCGGTTTTTCAACGAGCGGTCGATGCTTGTGCGTGATCCGCCAGATGCGTCCGTGGTCGTGATCACGGCGCGGGTCGCGAAAGTCATGCTGGGCGTGGTTGATGATCGAGTTGTACCAATCGGCGACATAGACCGCACCGTCCGGGCCGATCTTTACATCGACCGGCCGAAAGTTGGGGTGTTTTGATTTGATCAGCGGCTCAAGGACGTTGGCGCGAAAACCGGCACCGTCTTCGATGAATTCATACCGCACGACGGTGCGGCTTTTGAAACGACCGGTCAGCAACTGGCCGCGAATGTCATCGCCGACATGGCTGCCCGTCGCCAGATCTCCGCCGCATTGTTTTTCGGTGCTAATCAAGGGCTTGATCCGAACCGACTCGTCACTGTTGCCGCTCGCCGGAGACAGGTACAGGATGCGAGGGTTGTTGACCATGAACGATTGGCCCCAGCGATCAAAGACATGTCCCCAGGGATTGCCGCCGGTGCCGCGACAGAACATTCGCAGCTCCATCGTGCGAGGATTGTATTGGTAAACGCCGCCGTTGAAGTTTCGCAACACGCCGTATTGCGTTTCGACTTGGGCGTGCAGAAAAATGCCTTCTTGAAAATAAATCCATCCGCCGGGGCCACGCCGCCACGCGCTGATGCTGTGGTGACTGTCTTCGATCCCGAAACCCGTCAGCACCAGTTCTTTTTCGTCGGCGACGTCATCCCCATCGGTGTCTTTCAGGAAAAACACGTCGGGCGACTGCGCCACATAACAGCCTCCGTTGGCCAGTTCGATCCCGGTGGGCAGGTACAATCCATCGGCGAACACGGTGGACTTGTCCGCCACACCGTCGTTGTCCGTGTCTTCCAGGATGATGATCTTGTCGTTGGCGACTTCTCCGGGTTTCAGCTGCGGATACGCCCAAGAGCATGCGACCCAAAGCCGTCCCCTGGAATCCCAATGCATGTGGACCGGGTTGGCGAGCATCGGATCCGCCGCGAACAGGTTGGCCTGGTAGCCCTCGAGTAGCTCAAAATTTTCCAGTTCTGATGACGGGTCATGATTGTTCATCAGATCCAGATCAGCATCCTTCAGGTTCTTGATGCCGCTGGCGTCTTGGGCGGACGCCGTTGCCGTCAGGCTTGCGACGACCGTGGCAAGACACAATGCGATGCGTAGCGATCGTTTCATGGGTTCAACACGAGAGAAAGCGGTGGGGAATGACTGGCGAACAAGATGATGAGTGGGGAAAGTGGGATAGGCTTTCAGCCTGTCGATGCTGAACGGACAGGCTGGAAGCCTATCCCACGGTTCGGGTTCGTTACTATTCTTCAGCGTTCGACGCGTGCGAGTCGCCATCGGCGCGATTTCAACGCGATCCCACTTCGCAACGTTTCGTCGCGTTGGTTGGCGATTCGATTGAACTGGATCACTTCACCCGGCAGGGCTCGACCGCTGGGGGACCGTTTTCGTTCTCCGACGATGTGAACTTGATTCAGTGCCTTCCAGCTGTAGGTGAACTGCAGGTTTTTATCGTTGACGTCGGCGCGATACCGTTCCGCTTCGCGATGGGCGGGCGAACGGTCGACCGGGATGCCTTGTCCCCATGCGTCACCCGCCGCGGTTGCAACGTGCTCTCCGTCGATGGTCAATTGGTACGTGCCGGCGGGTAGATTCTGCACCACCATCGTGTCCCGATGAAAGGCCAGCGGTGATGGCAACGGCTGGTCGGTCGGCGGCGGCAAGCGGGGCGCCGTCGTCTCGGTGCCTTGAAAGGTGATTTCAAAACCATTGACTTGAGAGTCGCTGACTGCGGAGTGATTGATCGTCAACTGCGAGAGTTCGACGCCGCGTCCCTGGCCCGTTTGGGCTCGCGCGTCGATCGTGATCCGCCACGGCCGAACATCATCTGGCTGATCCGAGGCAAGAAGCTGATTGGCAAATTCATGGCTGATCGCCCAGTATCCGAATCGATTCAAGTGAATGCCATTGGTGGTCAATTTTGGACCGACCGGTTCGTCCATCAGATAAAGCGACGTTTCGAAGAGATTGACAAACGGGATTTCCGCAGCCGAGGCGACGTCGTTTGTCGCTTGCGTGTACGCCCTCAAGACATCGTTGCGCGCCTCTCGATTGGGCGTCAGTTTGCCGAGGTCTTCGCATGCGATCGGTGAGACCAGGATCAGACGCACGTCCGTTTCGCCGTTGTATTGTTTCCCGGCGTGCGAGGTGATGAAGGACTGCAAGTCTCGTCGGAACTGATCCAACGCTTCGATTCCGTCAAAGGACTCGCCCATGCCGAAGCAGGCAATGATCACATCGGTGCCGTGATCGCGGAGCGTCGATTCCTCGGACGGGAAATTCGTCGGTCGATCGCGCGCGGTCAACATGTCGCCGCCCCAACCCAGGTTGCGGATCGAGACACCTTTGGCATGCTGCAATAACGCCGTTTCCAAGTAGCCGTGAATCCGAAGCTGATCGGCGAACGTGTTGCCAACGATCGCGATGCGATCACCGGGACGTATCGGCGACTGGGCACCGGCGACCGAACAGAACAAGCCGCCCAGCAGGATTGCCACGATTGAAAGGTGTTTCATCGTTCGACTCGGGAGTTTACTTTTTGGGTTTCTTGTCGACACGCTGGATTTCCCACGTTGAAATGTCTTCATCGGCACCGGGCACGGGGCGATCGACCGCCCAGCAACAACCATTGATCAACATCCGGACAAACGCTTCCTCGGCAAAGTCACCGGGATGACCGAATGACGTTCCAAAAACCTTGCCGCCCCATTCGTTCTCCCACGCCCAGGCAACCACATCGGACTCGTGCTGTTTGACTTCGATCGTGCCGAATGATTTTTTCAGCGTTCGCACGCGCCCCTGTCCCGAACCGGTCACCAACGGAATGCACCCTTCCTCCAGTCGCGTCAGGTACAGCGTCCCCGGCGAGACCCATTTCGTCTTGGTGATGTTGGACAAGATGGGATGATCGGTCGATTTCTCGACCACGCTGATTTGCGTTTCGCTGGTCTGGTGCACCACGTACGGTGTGCCCAGAACCCGTCGGCCGAAGTCATCGTTCCATGAAAATCGCGGATGACCGGCCGGGTATTTGAACGAGTGGTTTGCCGTCCGCAAACCGATGACGGGCTTGCCGGATCGGACGTAATCTTCAATCGGTTGCCACTCCTCGTCGGGCAACTTCAGAAACCGCATGAAGAAGATTGCGAGATCCGCTTCGGCCAACGCTTCGATGCCCGGCAGCACGTTTTCGGTCTTCTTTTCTGGATTCCCCTCTCCCATCACGATCGTCGTTCGAAATCCGAAACGCTGCAGCTCCTTGGCAAAGATCGGCATCGACAACTCCGGAGAGTAGTGGAGCGTGCCGACGACGATCACCGCGTGCGGTCGCTTGACCTCGTCCGACCAGGCGGGCCCCGAAACGACGAATGAGACGACAAACATCGCGATCAGTGCGAGACATGGAATCAGCCCCGTCGTCCGACGAACTGCGTTCATCGCAAACGGTGCGGCACGGCGACCGACCGAAGGCGTCAGTGGTTTCGGTTTTAACATTCTCAAGCTCCTGGAGCGGAAATGGCGATGGAACGATTGGCACGGAAGGGTACGACGTCCTTTCCAGGTCGTCGGGACAAGTCCCTCGGACGACGGCCCGGAAAGGTACGACGTCCTTTCCAGGTCGTCGGGACGAGTCCCTCGGACGACGGCCCGGAAGGGCCGTCGTACGTGGACGGTCCTTCAAGGTTTAACACCAACGGTTGCTGACTCCCTTTCTCGTTAGGGCCGTGACTGTACCGTTGCGTCGCGCAACGACGAAAAATTCTTGGGGTTCGGTTTGGGCGGAAGCGTGGATTTCCATTCGGAAAGTTTCTCGGTCAGTTGCGTGACCACGTCCGGGTGCGATTCTTTCACGTCTCGCTCTTCGTAGGGATCGGCGACGATGTCATACAGTTCCACGTACGCAGAGGCTTCGTCGCTGATCAGTTTCCAGTTTTGGTCGACGATGCAATAGTCGACCCAGTGAAAAGAGTCGGCTTGCCCGGGCTTGCCGTTTCCCTTCATCTTCCAGAACAACGGTTGGTTGCGACCGTCGCGGACGTCACCTTGCAGTGTTTTCAGCTGGCTGATGCCATCGGGCTGGTAAGATTCGGGCAACTCGGCGCCCGCGATTTCGCAAAACGTCGGCAGCAAATCCACGGCTGAAATCATCGAACGTTGATCGACTTTGCCCGCCGCGATCTTGCCCGGCCAGCGTGCGATGAAGGGTACATTGATGCCGCCTTCGAAGAGCGACGCCTTGTAACCCTTGCGTCCGGCGGTGATCCCCTTGGCCGCCGCGATCCCGAAGCCCGCGCCCGTCGCGGTGTCGTAGCTGAGGGCCAACGATGTTCCGGGCCGGGCGCGGGCGGGCCCGTTGTCGGAACTAAAGATGACCAGCGTGTTGTCGACCAGATCCAGTCTGTCGAGCGTCTCGAGAACCTCGCCGATGCGATCGTCGGCGTGCGACAACACCGAGGCGTAGATTTCATCGTTTTCATCGAGCCCACTGTTGCGAAACCGCCAACGGTACTTCGGTATGACGTGAAACGGCGTGTGCGGTTCATGGACCCACAAGTTGATGAAGAACGGCTTGCCGGCCTGATGACTGTTCTGGATGAACTCGATCGCATGCTCGGCGTCTTCGTGCACGGGCATCTGCTCGCCGGAACAATTGAACGCTCCGTAGGCATCGTATCCATACTCGCCGGGCGACGGGGAATCGGGGATCATGTCGTTGGCCAGATGCCATTTGCCGAAATGGGCCGTCGCGTATCCGGCCTTCTGCAGCAATTTGGGCAGCGTGACCGAGTCGGTGTCCAGCCAATCGGGCATGTTGCGTTTGGCATTACTCGGCACCCAGGCGAAATGCCCGTCGATGTTGTAGCGGGCCGGAAAATGCCCCGTCATCACCGCCGTTCGGCTGGGGGAACACACGCCGCTGGCGACGGTGAACCGATGAAAATCCGTTCCCTCACGCGCCAGCCGA
Encoded here:
- a CDS encoding sulfatase family protein produces the protein MALALVCLLTSFAAADSPRPNIVFIFADDWGWGDLSCHGHPYVKTPNIDRLAREGTDFHRFTVASGVCSPSRTAVMTGHFPARYNIDGHFAWVPSNAKRNMPDWLDTDSVTLPKLLQKAGYATAHFGKWHLANDMIPDSPSPGEYGYDAYGAFNCSGEQMPVHEDAEHAIEFIQNSHQAGKPFFINLWVHEPHTPFHVIPKYRWRFRNSGLDENDEIYASVLSHADDRIGEVLETLDRLDLVDNTLVIFSSDNGPARARPGTSLALSYDTATGAGFGIAAAKGITAGRKGYKASLFEGGINVPFIARWPGKIAAGKVDQRSMISAVDLLPTFCEIAGAELPESYQPDGISQLKTLQGDVRDGRNQPLFWKMKGNGKPGQADSFHWVDYCIVDQNWKLISDEASAYVELYDIVADPYEERDVKESHPDVVTQLTEKLSEWKSTLPPKPNPKNFSSLRDATVQSRP
- a CDS encoding SGNH/GDSL hydrolase family protein, with the translated sequence MKHLSIVAILLGGLFCSVAGAQSPIRPGDRIAIVGNTFADQLRIHGYLETALLQHAKGVSIRNLGWGGDMLTARDRPTNFPSEESTLRDHGTDVIIACFGMGESFDGIEALDQFRRDLQSFITSHAGKQYNGETDVRLILVSPIACEDLGKLTPNREARNDVLRAYTQATNDVASAAEIPFVNLFETSLYLMDEPVGPKLTTNGIHLNRFGYWAISHEFANQLLASDQPDDVRPWRITIDARAQTGQGRGVELSQLTINHSAVSDSQVNGFEITFQGTETTAPRLPPPTDQPLPSPLAFHRDTMVVQNLPAGTYQLTIDGEHVATAAGDAWGQGIPVDRSPAHREAERYRADVNDKNLQFTYSWKALNQVHIVGERKRSPSGRALPGEVIQFNRIANQRDETLRSGIALKSRRWRLARVER
- a CDS encoding PVC-type heme-binding CxxCH protein, encoding MKRSLRIALCLATVVASLTATASAQDASGIKNLKDADLDLMNNHDPSSELENFELLEGYQANLFAADPMLANPVHMHWDSRGRLWVACSWAYPQLKPGEVANDKIIILEDTDNDGVADKSTVFADGLYLPTGIELANGGCYVAQSPDVFFLKDTDGDDVADEKELVLTGFGIEDSHHSISAWRRGPGGWIYFQEGIFLHAQVETQYGVLRNFNGGVYQYNPRTMELRMFCRGTGGNPWGHVFDRWGQSFMVNNPRILYLSPASGNSDESVRIKPLISTEKQCGGDLATGSHVGDDIRGQLLTGRFKSRTVVRYEFIEDGAGFRANVLEPLIKSKHPNFRPVDVKIGPDGAVYVADWYNSIINHAQHDFRDPRRDHDHGRIWRITHKHRPLVEKPKLVGASIRSLVDQLKSPEDWIRHQARKELSERDPDSVLAAAEAWVESLPEQDPDYDHHLVEAMWACQNVERVSESILARVLDANDGHARSAGARVIRYWHEQLSDPIAMIAKASADAFPRTRMEAVLSAGFIPNAQSFLACLNALDHPRDELIDDALSQTTKALENHWRPAMESGGLQFAKSSHRDYVEQGAGIGLDRTLAELLKQESPSSQSLRNVQSQLIKVGTDDDIRTIVTAFTKGNGIRSEDTSIAMLESLQQLAKQKASTRLRRIMRGLRTLLDSDNEAVRVLAANNLGAWRVAGREELAALQDDSFSPAVKQAIAVALAQTSAKAYSEPLASLAADGDLETRYAAVAGLAHIDLDRAADAAATLMSEDPERADPVSLVQTFLSRQNGGTRLGESLAGVTIHPLVSDRVSQFHRESGLLTDTLAKSFQPSTTSGSLTADLLAEEIETLASDAETRGNAARGELIYRRKSLSCTQCHAIGPAGPVIGPNLVAVGAAAKTKYLVESILRPNAAIAEHYETKTFLLDSGSVRTGIVTFRNEQEVVLRDSSASGQEVRFATDEIEAEVPAKSLMPAGLADQLKDRGEFLDLVKFISVLGKPGDYANDESPVIRKWRVSAGPDSAAIPTDDADWLPAYSMVRGELPTADWPDSEAVFARGFVNVLVAGTVRLDLNSSDGLGLWVDDQRIDDLAAPIQLERGRHSITFSIDRKQRDDGLRVELKPVGKTRLQPEGGH
- a CDS encoding ThuA domain-containing protein, with amino-acid sequence MLKPKPLTPSVGRRAAPFAMNAVRRTTGLIPCLALIAMFVVSFVVSGPAWSDEVKRPHAVIVVGTLHYSPELSMPIFAKELQRFGFRTTIVMGEGNPEKKTENVLPGIEALAEADLAIFFMRFLKLPDEEWQPIEDYVRSGKPVIGLRTANHSFKYPAGHPRFSWNDDFGRRVLGTPYVVHQTSETQISVVEKSTDHPILSNITKTKWVSPGTLYLTRLEEGCIPLVTGSGQGRVRTLKKSFGTIEVKQHESDVVAWAWENEWGGKVFGTSFGHPGDFAEEAFVRMLINGCCWAVDRPVPGADEDISTWEIQRVDKKPKK
- a CDS encoding Uma2 family endonuclease, whose protein sequence is MSEAPPPLPSKNGEPAWEAAYLHPPQGSWSEEEFLKFHTNRMAELAEGRLEILPMPNLKHQRMLRLLLGWLENAMPEGGTALFAPLPIRLFPGTIREPDLLYIAPENRPAADVDYPDHLDLVMEIVSPGSEARHRDYTDKRRDYAKAGVAEYWIVDPVEQRVTVLSLNSDRYTEIGTFAVGQVASGELLTGLRVDVSTLMKA